The Paenibacillus beijingensis nucleotide sequence GCCCCCTCATAGAGGCGCTATTATAAAATTATAAAATAATAGAGAGCTGGCATGTCCACCTCACTGACCAATCCGTTTTGGGTTGGTTTTTTTGTTATGGACTGGACATATCAAATAATCTGTATATAATGTATATATACAGTTTATTATAGGGGTTACAAATGGACATCATACTTTTAAATTCGAGCGACCTGCCGATCTATCAGCAAATCAAACATCAGATTATCGAACAGATTTTAAAAGGCCAGCTGTTGGAAGGCGAGCAGCTTCCATCCATACGGAAACTGGCACAAGAATTGAAAATCAGCGTGATTACAACAAAACGGGCGTATGAAGAGCTGGAACGCGAAGGATATATTGACAGCGTCCTTGGCAAAGGGTCGTTTGTTTCCTTGAGCGACAAGCAGATGTTAAGACAACGGCAATTGGAAACGGTTCGGAAGCAGTTGAAAGAGATTGTTCAAGACAGCAAAAAGTATGACATCACCCTCCAACAACTGATTCTCCATATCACGCAATTATACGGGGAGGATTGAAAGTGGAAACGATTCTGGAATTGAATCACGTAAGCAAAGGGTTTAAGGATTTCGCGTTGCAGGATGTCAGTTTTTCGCTGGAAAAAGGCTACATCATGGGATTTATCGGTCCAAACGGGGCAGGGAAAAGCACCACGCTCCGCTGCATCATGGATCTTGTACACATCGAAAGCGGCGAAATTAAACTGTTCGGTACCGATTACCGCAACAATATGAAAGCATTAAAGCAGCGTATCGGGTTCGTCTATGATCAGGATGTTTTTTTTGAGGATTTGACCGTCGAAAAGAACAAACGCATTGTCTCTTCATTCTACGATCAGTGGGATGACGATGCATTCTACCGGTATATAAAGGATTTCGAAGTTCCTCTAACGAAGCCGGTGAAAGCTTTGTCAAAAGGAACAAAAATGAAATTTGCTTTAGCCGTCGCTCTATCCCATCATGCGGAGCTAATTATTATGGATGAACCGACTTCCGGACTTGATCCGATTTTCCGAAAAGAGCTGCTGGACATCCTGCTGGATGTCATTCAGGACGAAAACAAGGCGATCTTCTTCTCGACGCACATTACCACCGATTTAGAACAAGTGGCCGACTACATTACTTTCATTCATGACGGGAAAATTGTGCTGTGCGAGGAAACGCAAAAGCTGCTGGATGATTACCTGCTCGTTAAGGGACCGTTAAGCCTGGCCGAGAAAGTGAGAGGGTACCAGCCCGATGCAATGAAAGAAACGTCACTCGGGTTCGAAGCATTTATGAAAAGGAACGAGACAAAGCAATTCGAGACGGAGTTCAATCTCAGAATGGATCGGCCCACTCTGGAAGACATCATGTACTATATGGTAAAAGTGCGAAAACGTTAATTTTGCAACAGAAAGGAGTTCTTACACGATGTTTGGATTAATGATAAAAGATTTTTATACACAAAGAAAATTCGCTTACTTAGCACCGATCTTTTTATTGCCGTATTTCTTAACATTGGGAAGAAACATCTCCGGCGCCGGGATCGAGCTCTTCAGTCTAAGTATCGGTTTTATTGGTTATATCATGACCTTATATTCCAATTTTAATATCGGCGAAAGCGAAAAAATGCAAAACAGACTACTTATCAGTTTACCAACCACGAGGACAGCGATTATCTTTGCCAAGTATGTAATGATTAGCTTTTGGTGGTTGATTTCTTATATTTCGTATGTGGTTTTACTATTTGTTTTAGAACGTTTACTTCATTATAACCTAACCCAATCGTTTGATATCAGAATCGCTGCTTTATCGCTTTGTGCCACTTATCTATTTGCTTCCATTTTTTATCCGTTTCATTTCAAATTCGGATATCGGGCCGCGAGTTTATTGGGGATCGCAATGTTTTTTCTGGTAACAAACGGGATGGGGAAGCTATTCTCGCTTAGTCGTAGTGGAAGTTGGGGTTCTGCAATGGCCGATCAGCCAATTCTCAGCTTTGCTGTTATTACGCTTTCATGTGTGCTTGTTTCTTATCTCTTATCAGTCCGTATATTTTCCAAAAAAGATTTTTAGATACCAAAAGACGTAGTAAATAAGAGCTCTAGGATCAAGAAGCTTTTATAAAATGAAACAGACCTGGCATGCTCCGGCATAACCAGGTCTCTATTTTTTCGCTTCGCGGTGCTTACACCATAATTTTGCAAATATCGTTGGTGAATTCAACGGGATCGCTGATCGGCAGCCCCTCGATCAACAGCGCCTGATTGTACAGCAGGTTCGTGTACAGATTCAGCTTCTCTTTATCTTTCGCGAAAGCGTCTTTCAGCGACTGGAACACCTCGTGGTTGACGTTGATTTCCAGCACCTTCTCCGCTTTCACGTCCTGGCTGTTCGGCATCGCTTTTAATATTTTCTCCATCTCGATCGTCAGATCGCCTTCTGCCGCCAGACAGACCGGATGGGACCGCAGCCGCTTCGAAGCTCTTACCTTCGTTACTTTGCCGGACAGCAGCGATTGCATCGATTCAAAAAGATCCTTGTTATCGCTCTCCTCCGCATCCGACTGCTTCTCATTCGCCTCCGGCTCAATGCCTAAGTCACCGCTCGACACCGATTTAAACTCTTTTTCTTTGTACGTCATGATCATCTTGATCGCGAACTCGTCGATATCGTCGGTAAAGTACAGCATTTCGTAGCCTTTATCGGATACGACCTCGATTTGCGGCAGCTTCTCGATCCGCTCAATCGATTCTCCGGAAGCGTAATAGATGTACTTCTGGTCTTCCGGCATTCGCGAAACGTATTCGTCCAGCGTAACCAGCTTCTTCTCCTTGGAAGAATAGAACAGGAGCAGGTCCTGAAGATCGTTTTTATGGGTGCCGTAATCGCTGTATACCCCGTATTTCAGCTGTCTGCCGAACGCTTTATAAAACGGCTCGTACTTGTCGCGCTCGTCTTTCAGCATGCTTTGCAATTGGGACTTGATTTTGTTCTTGATGTTTTTGGCGATCAGGCTCAACTGGCGGTCGTGCTGCAGCATCTCGCGGGAGATGTTCAGCGACAAGTCTTCCGAATCGACCATCCCTTTCACAAAGCCGAAATAGTCCGGAAGCAGGTCCGCGCATTTGTTCATGATCAGCACGCCGTTCGAATACAGCTCCAGTCCCTTCTCGTATTCCTTCGTATAATAATCGAAAGGCGTATTTTCAGGGATAAACAGAATCGCATTGTATACGACCGCGCCATCGGCACTAATATGGATATGCTTCAGCGGGTTGTCGAAGCCGTAACGTTTTTCATGATAAAAATTGTTGTAGTCTTCCGCTGTCAGCTCATTTTTGTTTTTGCGCCAGATCGGCACCATGCTGTTGACGGTTTGTTCTTCCTCGTACTCCTCGAATTCATTGTCGCCGCCTTCTTTTGGCCGCTGGCCTTTCACATCCATCTTGATCGGGTACCGGATAAAATCGGAGTATTTCTTAATAATCGCTTTCAGCCGGTACTCTTCCAGGAATTCATCGTATTGGTCGTCTTCGGTGTTTTCTTTAATTTTCAGAACGATTTCCGTACCGGTCGAATCCTTCTCGCCCGGCACGATCGTGTATCCGTCCGCACCTTCAGACTCCCATTTATAAGCCTGATCGCTGCCGACGGCCTTCGTCGTGACCGTCACGACATCCGCAACCATAAACGCCGCATAAAATCCGACCCCGAACTGACCGATGATGTTGTGCCCGTCCTTCAGCTCGTTTTCGTTCTTGAAGGCAAGCGAGCCGCTCTTGGCGATGACGCCGAGATTGTTCTCCAGCTCTTCCTGGGTCATGCCGATGCCCGTATCGGTAATGGTCAGCGTGCGGCCGGCCTTATCGGCGGTTACTTTAATGTAGTAATCCTCTTTGTTGAACGTGAGCTTATCGTCGGTTAACGCTTTGTAATACAGCTTGTCGATCGCATCGCTCGCATTGGAAATAAGCTCTCTGAGAAAGATTTCCTTCTGCGTGTAAATGGAGTGGATCATCATGTCCAGCAGTCGTTTCGATTCGGCTTGAAACTGTTTCTTTGCCATGAAAATGGAGCTCCTTTCAATTCAAAAAATAAAGTGTGAATCGGTGTCGTCGTAAAAAGTTGGAGATGTTCGTTAAACCGGTCGACTCGGAAATAGCACTCTAACGGATCGAGTGCTAAATCTTATTTTTATATAACATAGGATGATTTTTGAGTCAATATGGTAACCGATGCAGGGAATGCATGTATTGGCGGAGAGATGGTTAAAGTAACAGACAGATCCAACATGAAGGAGGGCAAATCATTGGAAAATACGCATGATTTTGTCGAGAAACTGCAAGATACGCAGAAAAAAGCCGAACAAAATAAAAAACATCAAGGGCAAGGAAATCCGGGCCAGCAGCTGCCGAACAAGCAGCACAGCACGAACAAATAGCACTTCACGATTCCATGCTCGAACTGCAAAAATTAATTTCCCGGCCTTCCAGCCGGCTCATTAAAAGGGTGACAGCATGAACAAAGAGGGTCTGCCGGGCTTCCCGGACAGGCCCTTCTATAATTTGAATTTGCTCGAAGCAATGAATTTTCGAATTAAATCGGCCGTTTCTTTGCGGTAATGAATATCTTTATGTCCGTACGGCAGGACGATAAAATCGTACATTCCATCAAAATAAACGGACTCGACGGTGACACGCCCGTCATTATCGCCCTTCAGCAGCTTCCCCAGCAGCAGATTGCTGTTATTTCCGGCGATGACCCCGACTTTGACGTCCGTTTCCTTCATGTTTAGATGGCGGACGCTCTTGCCTCGGATCGATTCCAATGTCTTGAAAATTTTGACGC carries:
- a CDS encoding DUF4023 domain-containing protein, which produces MENTHDFVEKLQDTQKKAEQNKKHQGQGNPGQQLPNKQHSTNK
- the htpG gene encoding molecular chaperone HtpG — its product is MAKKQFQAESKRLLDMMIHSIYTQKEIFLRELISNASDAIDKLYYKALTDDKLTFNKEDYYIKVTADKAGRTLTITDTGIGMTQEELENNLGVIAKSGSLAFKNENELKDGHNIIGQFGVGFYAAFMVADVVTVTTKAVGSDQAYKWESEGADGYTIVPGEKDSTGTEIVLKIKENTEDDQYDEFLEEYRLKAIIKKYSDFIRYPIKMDVKGQRPKEGGDNEFEEYEEEQTVNSMVPIWRKNKNELTAEDYNNFYHEKRYGFDNPLKHIHISADGAVVYNAILFIPENTPFDYYTKEYEKGLELYSNGVLIMNKCADLLPDYFGFVKGMVDSEDLSLNISREMLQHDRQLSLIAKNIKNKIKSQLQSMLKDERDKYEPFYKAFGRQLKYGVYSDYGTHKNDLQDLLLFYSSKEKKLVTLDEYVSRMPEDQKYIYYASGESIERIEKLPQIEVVSDKGYEMLYFTDDIDEFAIKMIMTYKEKEFKSVSSGDLGIEPEANEKQSDAEESDNKDLFESMQSLLSGKVTKVRASKRLRSHPVCLAAEGDLTIEMEKILKAMPNSQDVKAEKVLEINVNHEVFQSLKDAFAKDKEKLNLYTNLLYNQALLIEGLPISDPVEFTNDICKIMV
- a CDS encoding ABC-2 transporter permease, with product MFGLMIKDFYTQRKFAYLAPIFLLPYFLTLGRNISGAGIELFSLSIGFIGYIMTLYSNFNIGESEKMQNRLLISLPTTRTAIIFAKYVMISFWWLISYISYVVLLFVLERLLHYNLTQSFDIRIAALSLCATYLFASIFYPFHFKFGYRAASLLGIAMFFLVTNGMGKLFSLSRSGSWGSAMADQPILSFAVITLSCVLVSYLLSVRIFSKKDF
- a CDS encoding GntR family transcriptional regulator, which codes for MDIILLNSSDLPIYQQIKHQIIEQILKGQLLEGEQLPSIRKLAQELKISVITTKRAYEELEREGYIDSVLGKGSFVSLSDKQMLRQRQLETVRKQLKEIVQDSKKYDITLQQLILHITQLYGED
- a CDS encoding ABC transporter ATP-binding protein, giving the protein METILELNHVSKGFKDFALQDVSFSLEKGYIMGFIGPNGAGKSTTLRCIMDLVHIESGEIKLFGTDYRNNMKALKQRIGFVYDQDVFFEDLTVEKNKRIVSSFYDQWDDDAFYRYIKDFEVPLTKPVKALSKGTKMKFALAVALSHHAELIIMDEPTSGLDPIFRKELLDILLDVIQDENKAIFFSTHITTDLEQVADYITFIHDGKIVLCEETQKLLDDYLLVKGPLSLAEKVRGYQPDAMKETSLGFEAFMKRNETKQFETEFNLRMDRPTLEDIMYYMVKVRKR